A region from the Streptomyces tsukubensis genome encodes:
- a CDS encoding NUDIX hydrolase, giving the protein MTGHDGSEAPGRPGEGATGGPGGPGHPADRGTVRNPADRGTAGSLTGPGAAGAAGGVSGVGAIGAVTVSTSGLPGWLDPVVAVVDTVQGRQLSQFLPPGGGRGRPSAVLVLFGEGPTGPELLLMERAGGLRSHAGQPSFPGGALDPEDGDPETTGPLRAALREAEEETGLDPAGVQVFGTLPKLYIPVSGFVVTPVLGWWRAPSPVGAVDPAETARVFTVPVADLTDPANRATAVHPRGHQGPAFLVESALVWGFTAGVIDRILHFAGWERPWDQARQVPLDRRA; this is encoded by the coding sequence ATGACCGGCCACGACGGCTCCGAAGCCCCCGGGCGGCCCGGCGAGGGAGCCACAGGCGGTCCCGGCGGTCCCGGACACCCCGCCGACCGCGGTACGGTCCGAAACCCCGCCGACCGCGGTACGGCCGGAAGCCTCACCGGCCCCGGCGCGGCCGGTGCGGCCGGTGGTGTCAGTGGTGTTGGTGCAATCGGGGCCGTCACCGTCTCGACCAGTGGCCTGCCCGGCTGGCTGGATCCCGTCGTCGCGGTCGTGGACACCGTCCAGGGCCGCCAGCTCAGCCAGTTCCTGCCGCCCGGCGGCGGGCGCGGCAGACCGTCGGCCGTCCTGGTCCTCTTCGGGGAGGGCCCGACCGGCCCCGAACTGCTGCTCATGGAACGCGCGGGCGGACTGCGGTCGCACGCCGGACAGCCCTCGTTCCCCGGCGGCGCCCTCGACCCCGAGGACGGTGATCCGGAGACCACAGGCCCGCTGCGCGCCGCGCTGCGCGAGGCCGAGGAGGAGACCGGACTCGACCCCGCGGGTGTCCAGGTCTTCGGCACCCTGCCCAAGCTCTACATCCCCGTGAGCGGTTTCGTCGTCACCCCCGTCCTGGGCTGGTGGCGGGCGCCCAGCCCGGTCGGCGCGGTCGACCCCGCCGAGACGGCCCGCGTGTTCACCGTCCCCGTGGCGGATCTCACGGACCCCGCCAACCGCGCCACGGCTGTTCATCCGCGCGGTCACCAAGGCCCCGCATTCCTGGTCGAATCGGCCCTGGTCTGGGGTTTTACGGCCGGGGTGATCGACCGCATCCTGCACTTCGCGGGCTGGGAACGGCCCTGGGACCAAGCCCGACAGGTCCCCCTGGACCGGCGCGCATGA
- a CDS encoding MarP family serine protease → MNVLDILLLVTAVWFAIIGYRQGFVVGILSVIGFLGGGLVAVYLLPVFWDKLMNGTEASTTAIVVFVVVVIVCASVGQAFTTHLGSRLRRQITGASARALDATGGALVNVVAMLLVAWLIGSALSGTTLPTFAKQVRTSQVLEGVDRMMPQTASTWFDDFSGVLAQNGFPQVFSRFSDEPIKEVRPPDPALAGSPVVARAKKSIVKVVGTADNCGKVLEGTGFVFGERRVMTNAHVVGGVDEPTVQIGGEGKLYDAKVVLYDWRRDIAVLDVPGLEAKPLQFADADARSGDSAIVAGFPENGAYDVRSARVRGRINATGPDIYRRDTVNRDVYSLYATVRQGNSGGPLLTPDGKVYGVIFARSLDDKNTGYALTVDEIADDITTGLAANQEVSTESCAL, encoded by the coding sequence GTGAACGTGCTGGACATCCTGCTGCTGGTCACGGCCGTATGGTTCGCGATCATCGGTTATCGGCAAGGTTTCGTCGTCGGCATCCTCTCCGTCATCGGTTTTCTCGGCGGCGGCCTGGTCGCGGTCTATCTGCTGCCTGTGTTCTGGGACAAGCTGATGAACGGGACCGAGGCGTCCACCACCGCGATCGTCGTCTTCGTCGTGGTCGTGATCGTCTGTGCCTCCGTGGGCCAGGCCTTCACCACCCATCTCGGCAGCCGGCTCCGCCGCCAGATCACCGGGGCGTCCGCCCGGGCCCTGGACGCCACCGGCGGCGCCCTGGTCAATGTGGTCGCCATGCTCCTGGTCGCCTGGCTGATCGGCTCGGCGCTCAGCGGCACCACACTGCCCACGTTCGCCAAGCAGGTCCGCACCTCCCAGGTGCTGGAGGGCGTCGACCGGATGATGCCCCAAACGGCGTCCACCTGGTTCGACGACTTCTCCGGAGTCCTCGCGCAGAACGGCTTCCCCCAGGTCTTCAGCCGGTTCTCGGACGAGCCCATCAAGGAGGTCCGGCCGCCGGACCCGGCGCTCGCAGGCAGCCCGGTCGTCGCCCGAGCCAAGAAGTCGATCGTGAAGGTCGTCGGTACGGCGGACAACTGCGGCAAGGTCCTCGAAGGCACCGGCTTCGTCTTCGGCGAGCGCCGCGTCATGACGAACGCCCATGTCGTCGGCGGTGTCGACGAGCCGACCGTGCAGATAGGCGGCGAGGGCAAGCTGTACGACGCCAAGGTCGTCCTCTACGACTGGCGTCGCGATATCGCCGTACTCGACGTACCCGGACTCGAAGCGAAGCCGCTGCAGTTCGCCGACGCCGACGCGCGCAGCGGGGACAGCGCGATCGTCGCCGGCTTCCCCGAGAACGGCGCGTACGACGTCCGCTCCGCGCGCGTCCGGGGCCGTATCAACGCCACCGGCCCCGATATCTACCGCCGCGACACCGTCAACCGCGACGTGTACTCGCTGTACGCGACGGTCCGTCAGGGCAACTCCGGCGGACCGCTGCTCACCCCGGACGGCAAGGTCTACGGCGTTATCTTCGCCCGCTCCCTCGACGACAAGAACACTGGCTACGCGCTGACCGTCGACGAGATCGCCGACGACATCACGACCGGCCTCGCCGCCAACCAGGAGGTCAGCACGGAGAGCTGCGCGCTCTGA
- a CDS encoding alpha/beta fold hydrolase → MTAPDSGPGSGSPVRIDGPWTHRDVAANGARFHIAEMGDGPLVLLLHGFPQFWWAWRHQLPALADAGFRAVAMDLRGVGGSDRTPRGYDPANLALDITGVVRSLGEPDAALVGHDLGGYLAWTAAVMRPKLVRRLAVSSMPHPRRWRSAMLSDFAQTRAGSYIWGFQRPWIPERRLVADDAALVGELISDWWGPKPPDETVLETYRRAMSIPSTAHCSIEPYRWMVRSMARPDGIQFNRRMKRPLRVPTLHLHGSLDPAMRTRSAAGSGQYVEAPYRWRLFDGLGHFPHEEDPVAFSAELINWLKDPEPDR, encoded by the coding sequence ATGACGGCCCCTGACTCCGGCCCCGGCTCCGGAAGCCCCGTACGCATCGACGGCCCCTGGACCCACCGCGATGTGGCGGCCAACGGCGCGCGCTTCCACATCGCCGAGATGGGCGACGGTCCCCTGGTGCTGCTGCTGCACGGTTTTCCGCAGTTCTGGTGGGCGTGGCGGCATCAACTGCCCGCGCTCGCCGACGCCGGTTTCCGTGCGGTGGCGATGGACCTGCGGGGGGTCGGCGGCAGCGACCGTACGCCGAGGGGCTACGACCCCGCGAACCTCGCACTCGACATCACCGGTGTGGTGCGGTCGCTCGGCGAGCCCGACGCCGCCCTCGTCGGACACGATCTGGGCGGTTATCTGGCGTGGACGGCCGCGGTGATGCGGCCGAAGCTGGTGCGCCGGCTGGCGGTGTCCTCGATGCCGCACCCCCGGCGGTGGCGTTCGGCGATGCTCTCCGACTTCGCACAGACCCGGGCCGGTTCGTACATCTGGGGTTTCCAGCGCCCCTGGATCCCGGAGCGCAGGCTGGTCGCGGACGATGCGGCGCTGGTGGGCGAGCTGATCAGCGACTGGTGGGGGCCGAAGCCGCCGGACGAGACCGTTCTGGAGACGTACCGGCGCGCGATGTCCATCCCGTCCACGGCGCACTGCTCCATCGAGCCGTACCGCTGGATGGTGCGGTCGATGGCCCGGCCCGACGGCATCCAGTTCAACCGCCGGATGAAGCGCCCGCTGCGGGTGCCGACGCTCCATCTGCACGGGTCGCTCGACCCGGCGATGCGGACGCGCAGCGCGGCGGGTTCCGGTCAGTACGTGGAGGCGCCGTACCGCTGGCGGCTGTTCGACGGTCTCGGCCACTTTCCGCACGAGGAGGACCCGGTGGCGTTCTCCGCAGAGCTGATCAACTGGCTGAAGGACCCGGAGCCCGACCGCTAG
- a CDS encoding phage holin family protein, which yields MSDPGSGAERSIGQLVASATAEMSALVHDEIALAKAELRQDVKRGATGAIAFVIAGVFLLFSLPVFSFAAAYGIHNLGLGLAWSFLIVGGAYVVLAALLSVLAIAKFKKVKPPEKTIASAKQTAAVLQNVKPHPRPEADRRRQLPAAVERELSQR from the coding sequence ATGAGCGACCCCGGCAGCGGTGCCGAGCGCAGCATCGGCCAGTTGGTCGCATCGGCGACGGCGGAGATGTCGGCGCTGGTGCACGATGAGATCGCACTGGCGAAGGCGGAACTCCGCCAGGATGTGAAGCGCGGCGCCACCGGCGCCATCGCCTTTGTGATCGCCGGTGTCTTCCTGCTGTTCTCGCTGCCCGTGTTCAGCTTCGCCGCGGCGTACGGCATCCACAATCTGGGACTCGGGCTGGCCTGGTCGTTCCTGATCGTCGGCGGGGCGTACGTCGTCCTCGCGGCGCTGCTGTCGGTGCTGGCGATCGCAAAGTTCAAGAAGGTCAAGCCGCCGGAGAAGACGATCGCGTCGGCCAAGCAGACGGCGGCCGTCCTCCAGAACGTCAAGCCGCACCCCCGTCCGGAGGCCGACCGGCGCCGGCAGCTTCCGGCGGCCGTGGAGCGCGAACTCTCGCAGCGCTGA
- the nhaA gene encoding Na+/H+ antiporter NhaA, translating to MPAPVSTPRKFLGRLSLPERTFVADALRTETVGGVLLLLAAVIALIWANTPLRDSYEAIRSFHLGPASLGLDLSIQHWAADGLLAIFFFVAGIELKRELVAGELRDRRAAALPVIAAICGMAVPALVYFATVTLGGGSAKGWAVPTATDIAFALAVLAVIGTSLPSALRAFLLTLAVVDDLFAIMIIAIFFTSELNFAALAGAVIGLVVFRLLLVKGVRGWYVYVPLALVIWGLMYNSGVHATIAGVAMGLMLRCTRREGEKQSPGEHIEHLVRPLSAGLAVPLFALFSAGVVVSGGALGRVFTEPEALGVVLGLVLGKALGVFGGTWLAARFTRAELNDELAWPDVFAVATLAGIGFTVSLLIGELAFAGDPALTGSVKTAVLVGSLIAAVLAAVLLKLRVRRYQALYEEEERDEDQDGIPDVYEQDNPAYHLRMAEIYERKAAEHRQLAATAGQGADRSTDGGVAH from the coding sequence ATGCCCGCGCCCGTATCCACCCCCCGTAAGTTCCTCGGACGGCTCTCGCTGCCCGAGCGCACCTTCGTGGCGGACGCTCTGCGCACCGAGACGGTCGGCGGCGTTCTGCTGCTGCTCGCCGCCGTGATCGCACTCATCTGGGCCAACACCCCCCTGCGGGACAGCTACGAGGCGATACGTTCCTTCCATCTCGGCCCCGCATCCCTCGGTCTCGACCTGTCGATCCAGCACTGGGCCGCCGACGGACTCCTCGCGATCTTCTTCTTCGTCGCCGGTATCGAACTCAAACGGGAACTCGTCGCCGGTGAGCTGCGCGACCGCAGGGCCGCCGCGCTTCCCGTGATCGCCGCGATCTGCGGTATGGCCGTCCCCGCGCTGGTCTACTTCGCCACCGTCACGCTCGGCGGCGGCTCCGCCAAGGGCTGGGCCGTCCCCACCGCCACGGACATCGCCTTCGCCCTCGCGGTCCTCGCGGTCATCGGCACCTCGCTGCCCTCGGCCCTGCGCGCCTTCCTGCTGACGCTCGCCGTCGTCGACGACCTCTTCGCGATCATGATCATCGCGATCTTCTTCACCAGTGAACTGAACTTCGCCGCGCTGGCCGGTGCGGTGATCGGCCTCGTCGTCTTCCGGCTGCTGCTGGTCAAGGGGGTCCGCGGCTGGTACGTCTACGTCCCCCTGGCGCTGGTGATCTGGGGCCTGATGTACAACAGCGGCGTCCATGCCACCATCGCCGGTGTCGCCATGGGCCTGATGCTCCGCTGCACCCGCCGCGAGGGCGAGAAGCAGTCTCCCGGGGAGCACATCGAACACCTCGTACGCCCCCTTTCCGCCGGTCTCGCCGTTCCCCTCTTCGCCCTCTTCTCCGCCGGGGTCGTCGTCTCCGGCGGGGCCCTGGGCCGGGTCTTCACCGAACCGGAGGCCCTGGGAGTGGTCCTCGGGCTGGTCCTCGGCAAGGCCCTCGGCGTCTTCGGCGGCACCTGGCTGGCGGCCCGGTTCACCCGCGCGGAGCTGAACGACGAACTGGCCTGGCCCGATGTCTTCGCCGTCGCCACGCTCGCCGGTATCGGCTTCACCGTCTCCCTCCTCATCGGCGAGCTCGCCTTCGCCGGCGACCCGGCGCTCACCGGCTCGGTCAAGACCGCGGTACTGGTCGGCTCGCTGATCGCCGCCGTCCTCGCGGCCGTCCTGCTGAAGCTGCGGGTCCGCAGGTACCAGGCGCTGTACGAGGAGGAGGAGCGGGACGAGGACCAGGACGGCATCCCCGACGTCTACGAGCAGGACAACCCCGCGTACCACCTGCGGATGGCGGAGATCTACGAGCGGAAGGCCGCCGAGCACCGGCAGCTGGCGGCCACCGCCGGGCAGGGCGCCGACCGGAGCACCGACGGGGGCGTCGCGCACTGA